A genome region from Brassica oleracea var. oleracea cultivar TO1000 chromosome C2, BOL, whole genome shotgun sequence includes the following:
- the LOC106325976 gene encoding repressor of RNA polymerase III transcription MAF1 homolog: protein MGHLNLGERTIKGCLEAYSCKHAGTDKRLSLNLENEMLDYLEKSSDSDSSSPVDLLLSRSSRKALIYLVLTLYQMYPDYDFSAVKAHQFFSEESWDTFTQIFSNYMFEASKVVKLAECEIYVYNPNPNADPFLEEGAINLAYDAFLSDTPPHGEDDEEIFEDMDM from the exons ATGGGTCATTTAAATCTCGGGGAAAGAACTATCAAAGGCTGCCTTGAAGCTTATTCTT GCAAACATGCGGGAACTGATAAAAGATTGTCTCTTAATTTGGAGAATGAG ATGCTCGACTATCTTGAGAAATCTTCCGACAGTGACTCTTCTTCACCCGTTGATCTTTTGCTAAGCAGATCTAG TCGAAAGGCTTTGATCTACTTGGTTCTCACACTCTATCAGATGTATCCAGACTACGACTTCAG CGCTGTGAAAGCACATCAGTTTTTCTCGGAGGAAAGCTGGGACACGTTTACTCAGATTTTTAGCAACTACATGTTTGAAGCTTCTAAG GTTGTAAAGCTAGCTGAATGTGAGATATATGTGTACAACCCTAATCCTAATGCTGATCCTTTCCTCGAAGAAGGAGCAAT TAACCTGGCATACGATGCATTTCTCAGTGACACACCTCCGCACGGAGAAGATGATGAAGAGATCTTTGAGGACATGGATATGTGA
- the LOC106325925 gene encoding beclin-1-like protein A isoform X2, giving the protein MVPDTESSSSTTLLLSCGFSNNFAFMRLLQKAHYFSAVSEDDNNKDRQVKDNHHQFCRRNCSFMADQEEPRSTTSRLIYKDDDDNNINSNNNNNANDDAENHEMRQEGWLRLSIGHENDAKPDIDHRQHHQTDTAARRNSFLELNLSSGGSNREGVGLPLSSLFHHQHQQGGMMINPLMFPTRPDQEMIGSWAAAAFRMPQNLMEPTPSSASLIMPLIGPYFGRTNFQQQLLGDNNNNNNNNNNNNNNNNQDVVAGPSSSFRVIDPPRRPHSGIWFLLQASQKQTREPFLPQIHKSYLRIKDGKMTVRLLMKYLVNKLRLEHESQVEIRCREQELEPVLTLQHVRDAIWRGNRYNSSISQNLTLLPNSSISDHLMVLHYGRRSTLS; this is encoded by the exons ATGGTTCCTGATACTGAATCCTCCTCCTCCACAACGCTTCTTCTTTCATGTGGGTTTTCCAATAATTTCGCTTTTATGAGGTTATTACAAAAAGCTCATTATTTCTCTGCCGTCTCTGAAGACGACAACAACAAAGATCGCCAAGTAAAAGATAACCATCACCAATTTTGTAGGAGAAACTGTAGTTTCATGGCCGATCAAGAAGAGCCTAGGAGTACTACTTCTAGGCTAATCTACAAGGACGATGACGACAACAACATTAATAGCAATAACAATAATAATGCCAACGATGACGCCGAAAATCATGAGATGAGGCAAGAAGGGTGGCTCCGGTTAAGCATAGGCCACGAGAATGATGCTAAACCGGATATTGACCATCGGCAACATCATCAAACCGATACAGCGGCTAGAAGGAACTCTTTTCTAGAGCTTAACCTTTCCTCTGGCGGTTCAAATAGAGAAGGAGTTGGTCTTCCATTGTCATCTCTCTTTCATCATCAGCATCAACAAGGAGGGATGATGATCAATCCATTGATGTTCCCTACCAGGCCTGATCAGGAGATGATTGGTTCTTGGGCGGCTGCTGCCTTTCGAATGCCACAAAACCTAATGGAACCAACACCATCATCTGCTTCTTTGATAATGCCACTGATAGGACCGTACTTTGGTCGCACCAATTTCCAGCAGCAGTTACTAGGGGACAATAATAATAATAATAATAATAATAATAATAATAATAATAATAATAATCAGGATGTGGTGGCTGGTCCAAGCTCGAGTTTTCGAGTCATTGATCCACCTAGGCGACCCCATTCCGGCATTTGGTTCCTCCTTCAAGCTTCTCAAAAACA GACAAGAGAACCATTCTTGCCTCAGATACACAAGAGCTACTTGAGAATCAA GGACGGGAAGATGACTGTTCGACTATTGATGAAATATTTGGTGAATAAGTTGCGATTGGAGCACGAATCCCAG GTAGAGATAAGATGCAGAGAGCAGGAACTGGAGCCGGTGTTGACACTACAACACGTGAGAGATGCAATATGGAGAGGGAACAGATACAATTCTTCTATTTCACAAAACCTTACTTTGCTTCCAAACTCATCTATCTCTGATCATCTAATGGTCCTCCATTATGGTAGGAGGAGTACTCTTTCTTAA
- the LOC106325925 gene encoding beclin-1-like protein A isoform X1, translating to MVPDTESSSSTTLLLSCGFSNNFAFMRLLQKAHYFSAVSEDDNNKDRQVKDNHHQFCRRNCSFMADQEEPRSTTSRLIYKDDDDNNINSNNNNNANDDAENHEMRQEGWLRLSIGHENDAKPDIDHRQHHQTDTAARRNSFLELNLSSGGSNREGVGLPLSSLFHHQHQQGGMMINPLMFPTRPDQEMIGSWAAAAFRMPQNLMEPTPSSASLIMPLIGPYFGRTNFQQQLLGDNNNNNNNNNNNNNNNNQDVVAGPSSSFRVIDPPRRPHSGIWFLLQASQKQTREPFLPQIHKSYLRIKDGKMTVRLLMKYLVNKLRLEHESQQVEIRCREQELEPVLTLQHVRDAIWRGNRYNSSISQNLTLLPNSSISDHLMVLHYGRRSTLS from the exons ATGGTTCCTGATACTGAATCCTCCTCCTCCACAACGCTTCTTCTTTCATGTGGGTTTTCCAATAATTTCGCTTTTATGAGGTTATTACAAAAAGCTCATTATTTCTCTGCCGTCTCTGAAGACGACAACAACAAAGATCGCCAAGTAAAAGATAACCATCACCAATTTTGTAGGAGAAACTGTAGTTTCATGGCCGATCAAGAAGAGCCTAGGAGTACTACTTCTAGGCTAATCTACAAGGACGATGACGACAACAACATTAATAGCAATAACAATAATAATGCCAACGATGACGCCGAAAATCATGAGATGAGGCAAGAAGGGTGGCTCCGGTTAAGCATAGGCCACGAGAATGATGCTAAACCGGATATTGACCATCGGCAACATCATCAAACCGATACAGCGGCTAGAAGGAACTCTTTTCTAGAGCTTAACCTTTCCTCTGGCGGTTCAAATAGAGAAGGAGTTGGTCTTCCATTGTCATCTCTCTTTCATCATCAGCATCAACAAGGAGGGATGATGATCAATCCATTGATGTTCCCTACCAGGCCTGATCAGGAGATGATTGGTTCTTGGGCGGCTGCTGCCTTTCGAATGCCACAAAACCTAATGGAACCAACACCATCATCTGCTTCTTTGATAATGCCACTGATAGGACCGTACTTTGGTCGCACCAATTTCCAGCAGCAGTTACTAGGGGACAATAATAATAATAATAATAATAATAATAATAATAATAATAATAATAATCAGGATGTGGTGGCTGGTCCAAGCTCGAGTTTTCGAGTCATTGATCCACCTAGGCGACCCCATTCCGGCATTTGGTTCCTCCTTCAAGCTTCTCAAAAACA GACAAGAGAACCATTCTTGCCTCAGATACACAAGAGCTACTTGAGAATCAA GGACGGGAAGATGACTGTTCGACTATTGATGAAATATTTGGTGAATAAGTTGCGATTGGAGCACGAATCCCAG CAGGTAGAGATAAGATGCAGAGAGCAGGAACTGGAGCCGGTGTTGACACTACAACACGTGAGAGATGCAATATGGAGAGGGAACAGATACAATTCTTCTATTTCACAAAACCTTACTTTGCTTCCAAACTCATCTATCTCTGATCATCTAATGGTCCTCCATTATGGTAGGAGGAGTACTCTTTCTTAA